In Phragmites australis chromosome 18, lpPhrAust1.1, whole genome shotgun sequence, the genomic window TGTAGGCATGGGTGGACGACTAGGTGGACGCGACTACACACGTCCACGTCCCTAGTGGGCCTTATGACCCTAGGATGGAGGACGCGTACCTGCACTGGTTCCACGAGGTGATGTGGGCTAGGTGCTTCCCAATGCCTCCGAAGCCACTACAACACAAGCCGGAGGTCACCGACACGTTCGCTACAGAGCCGACGATGGCGTACCACGCAATGGTACATGACTatatttcattgcactgactttCATTCTTATTACTAAATGTGTTCTCTCGAACATTGCAGGCGGACACGTGCAGGGATGTCGTCATAGAGCTACTAGACTTCGTGGACTGCTGGGATGTCGTCGAGCCTACCACACAGATGAGGTCATCGTCACGTGCTCGGGCTACACCACCATGCTTCCACACGAAACCAGCCTCGTCATCTCTACCACCACGGTTGTAGTACATGCTGACTCCTGGTTTCCTCTCGGGTGCTTCCGTTCTAGGTTTTTCACTACCAATGGTATCACTCAGGATTGTATCTTTCAAATCAACTATACTATGATGCACGATATTTGACATAGTTGTACCATGCAACAGTTCCACCCTCCCTCGACATAGCGTCCGGTGCGTCGCACTCCGTGATGGACGACTGGTTGACGGAGCTGGCCGACGAGGAGGGCCCATCGCAGACAGCGGGAGAACCTCCACTGACACAGCCATCGCAGGACGACCTTGCCACCCCTGCTGACGCTGCATGGCCTCAGCACCCTCCGCACAACCCCTTGACATACTCCAACGACCACGTACGTCACAGAGCAACAGGCCGGCGGAGGGCACCGAGGGTGCCCCAGAAGCGCACTCGTGGCCATGGCGACGCCCCTTGACCATATCTTTAGATAGTACTTGTACATGTTTATGGTTTTATTACATATGTTCTCGTTCCATCCTAAAGCGTAGCATCGtgcaaaaaaaaactatgttacATGACATGACATGGCTTTATGCATGAAATGACCACAAAACAAAGTTTTATGCATGAAATGACCACAACATAGAGCTTTATGCATGAAATAACCGCGTAGCTGTCAtgaatcaggctttagacaagaaatgaccacatgactcagctttaaccatgaaatgacaacacatctgtctTGACTCAAGCTTTAGAAAGGCCAGGATTTATCAGattttagacacgaagtgaccacatatactttactttcatcaatgaaatgatcgggatttatcattctaccaatacatTTTTTCTAAGCTCAATGTTTTCATAGGATTCCCTATCTTCCATGAGAGACAACAATAACTCCTTTCTGAACTGTTGCAGAATGAAATAACGACACCAAGTAACAACTTTCACAGAAaatctctgtcaagcatcaatatcacaacttttctagctttcacagggaatcctatgcttcAGCCCCATCCAAGCccgtgcactcagtccatgcaccagcccccagccactataaataaccccaccctcatccatagatagaccacttcttcctcagctctcttaactgcaatgtctttctcagctttaccaagcccacccaagaaacattgggggattttcatcccatATGGTGTTGAACCACCTATGTACTTCTATGACGACCTTTGTAGGCGTCAAAAGTTCCAGGATATCTCTTACACCTATGGTCTATGTTTCTTCATGTGtgtcaactaccagtacgacaatcCTCGACAGGGACCATatgagtacccactggtatagcgatatagatcactTATGTGGGCCTTTCCATACGATTTTATACAttctcttactaatctctcctcttgtttcttttgtctagtctcctccatctatctgtgacttcatgcaatggctcgacatggagcaaaatgagcgccagaagcggtgggtggaCATGGAGGTGTGATGGAGAAGGGAAACTTATGAACGCCACGAGCACAAGCGATATCAGGAGGAACTACAAATGAAGCAGTATGAGGAGGAACGCATTAGGAACACCGTGAAGGAGCGTTCCACGGCTCAAGCACGTGGagtagagagggaaaggaagcgggagagggtcTATCGCGCTAAGGCATGGAGCAGGGGGCCGATGCCTTGAAAAATGGCAAATATTCtaggtgcacttagtagagaATATTTATTGTAACCTGACCTATTTTCATtacctaaggcatgttaggtatACCAGcgacacgctattaggttagtcttagGCGTACCGTATATGTCAACATTTGTTGTCGTCATTTCTTTATGTTATGGTCCATTCGTGCACAGACGATAAACCCAATATCTCATGTAATGTTTACTAGCATATGAACCTCTATTCTGGGTactatgataattgtgctttaCAACTGctattatttaaaaatttagattttgtatcctctcaatgctacttcactaaaaaaaactactcatacaattttacatcaactaaataaagaaatatcgataaaattacaTCGAATCAATATTAGCAAAAAATGGACCACTCTGTGATACCGTTTGGACAACTCTTTTAACTTCTTTTATTGGATCCATATTGAGTTCTGGCAGTGtctcattaaatacatgatatCTTCTAAtcattaataaaaatatttcaataaatacattatattctcctaattattaataaaaaacaattaaaaaagaTAGATGTCGGGCTATGCCGATAGACTTGTCGGTAGCATTCCGTTTGCTGACAACCCTGTCGGCTATCCGCTACCACGACACCCTTATCAGTGTGTACCCGGATGCATATCGGCACacgaaatagcaataaactttTGGTTAGCATTCCGCGTGCCGACAGGCCCTCGAACCTAGTGCCACGTAGGCTATCGGCATGTGAAATACCGACATGTCCCTTATTAGTATTCTGTGTGCCAACatgtatatattcttgtaattttgaatttaactattatttttataagttttcaataaaataatattattttaaaaattctctACCTCTGCATGGCAACTGACCACGAAGGGTGTCTCATTGAGGACTAACAGGCGCGGCAACGACGCACCATTTTTTTTTAGTACTGATTCTGTTCCAGTTCAGTTAAATAAATTGCAAAAGCACGGTTCGTTTTTGTCGACAGCGGCTAACATTGACTGGAATTTATCAACTCTGTTTACAAAGCGTATTGGCGTCTTCTATGTCAAAACTCATAGAACATGGTCCCAAATCTCAAATCGCTATTTCTTTCTGTGATGTGCAACATCACGTCAAAATCACAAGATCGACAATTATTCACCTGAGACTACCTTTTAGTCAGCCAAAAATCATCTGCACAAGGCCCCTAGTTGCAACGTATATTGCAAAATGGACACAGAAAGTTTATCGATCACCTGATGGAACTTGCCAGTTTCACTTgggttcagagttcagactgcAATCCAGCTCTGAACCTCCATCTCTCCATAGGCCTTCAAGATTCAGAACCTGTCCTCTGAAACCTGCCACGCTTGTGAAGTTGCAGTTTCACAGAGTGCATCTTCCGGGCGACTGCCCCCCAGATCATCTGCACGGCGTCGTCCGGCCGCGAAGGGTACTGGTACTCGAAGTGGTGCGCCACCTCCTTCAATCTTCTCCACATTTTGGTCCACTCGTCGCGCGTTATGCCCCGGAGCAGGCGCAGCAGGAAACTCTTCTTCGCGGCGTCCGCGGCGCGCACAAACACGCAGAACTCCGAGTAGTCCAGCACGTCCTCGAAGGGGAGCTCGATGTCGTCGCTGATGATGACGGGGACGCAGTGGCTGACGATGGCGTCGAAGAGGCGGTTCGAGGACGGCGTGTCGCCGGCTATGTTGAGGCAGAACTTCGATGAGGACATCCCTGCGGTGGCGCGCCGGATGCCGTTCTGCCGGACGCTGCCGTAGGTGAAGTGGACATCTTGCTCGTCCTTGAGGAGCTGATACAGCTTCTGACGAACCTTCCCGCCCTGAAACTCAAACCAATTCGTTCAAAAGCTtccgattttttttatctttactCACGAATACATATCAAAGGGCGTGATAGATATGTAGTGCGAACTGCGAAGCCGGCTTACATCTTTCCTATGGATGGCCCCTTGGAAGTATGCCAAGACAGGGCGCTGCTCGAACGCCGGCGAGTCGTCGTCGCCGAGGGAGCGGACGACGTGCTTGTACGGCGCAATGATGTCCTTCTTGAGATTGGCGACGTCCGGCGAGTACCTCCCGAAGTCCGACAGCACGAACATGGCGGCGCTGAGCCTCTTCCTGGCCTCCATCATGCTGTTGGGGTGGTGCGGCACGATGAGGTGGTTCTTGCCGCCCCACCGCCTCCACTCCTCCTGCCTCATCAGATACTTGACGAGCTCGGCCTGCAGGATCCTGTTCTTGCTGACCCTCTCCCCCCGGCGGAGCTTGGAGTGGCGGTTGTAGCTCAGTGACACGAAGAACGGCACGAAGAAGACGTCGGCGAGGCTCGCGTTCGTCACCCTGATGGCGATGCAGGGCTGGTCATGGCCCTGGTCTGGCAGGGCGGAGGACAGGATGTCCAGTGTGAGCCAGTACGCCACGCTGTGCTGCAGGTTGAGCCCGCCGGGGTAGTGCGGCACGGCGCCGGCGTCGCGGACGTCGGGCCACGCCTCCCTCCCCTTCCCGTCCCACCCAAGCATACCGAAGTGGAACTCGGGCGGAAGGTCGTACACGTACACCCTGAGCGCCGCGCTGTCCGCGTCGCACCTCTCGCTCCGTTCCACTCCTCCTCCTGCTACCTGCGGCTGCCGGGTCACCGGATCGCTCATCTTCACCGCGTCCGCCGTCGTGTTACCGCTCGCCGGCAGGGCCGTCGGGCTCGACGTTGGGTCGTCGGCGGGGTGGCTGCCATCCTCCCCGGTGAGAACCTGTGCCTTGTCGGCGTTTGCCATCAAGACGACCGATTCGGGCATGGCTTCGTCGATTCTGGAGTTGATAAGAGCCCAGCAGGAGAAGGCCAGGAGGGAGACGGCTAGGAAGACCACGAATCGGAGGATCCTCCGGTGCTCGGTTGGCGGCCCTTGCTgcatcttcctctccaccaccatccAGGGAACAACACGCGAGAGATTCACTACTGAAATCTTATCAAACCAACCAGGGGATGGTCTGCGACCTCAAAAATCATCGTCCAAGAATAGGACATTCGAGGACCACATGGCGTCTCAGGGTCATCTTTTCGTGGACTTCAATCTCTGCGATGCATGCTGATCCTAAGACGATGGCTATGTATCTGTTTTACCCATCGTTGTAGTCTTTCTGGCTCGTTTTCAGCTGCACGCAAACAAATCGGCCGGATCCCAACTGTTTCTTGATGGTCAAAGTTGGCGGGATCGGAACTCCCACTAATTGGAGTTCGCGTATATTCTTGAAAAATGGCTACGAAGATATTTCTTTTATAGGAATTGctgcaaatatatatttttttggaatCGCTGCGAACGTATTTCAATACTAGAACCTATAT contains:
- the LOC133899285 gene encoding probable arabinosyltransferase ARAD1, whose product is MVVERKMQQGPPTEHRRILRFVVFLAVSLLAFSCWALINSRIDEAMPESVVLMANADKAQVLTGEDGSHPADDPTSSPTALPASGNTTADAVKMSDPVTRQPQVAGGGVERSERCDADSAALRVYVYDLPPEFHFGMLGWDGKGREAWPDVRDAGAVPHYPGGLNLQHSVAYWLTLDILSSALPDQGHDQPCIAIRVTNASLADVFFVPFFVSLSYNRHSKLRRGERVSKNRILQAELVKYLMRQEEWRRWGGKNHLIVPHHPNSMMEARKRLSAAMFVLSDFGRYSPDVANLKKDIIAPYKHVVRSLGDDDSPAFEQRPVLAYFQGAIHRKDGGKVRQKLYQLLKDEQDVHFTYGSVRQNGIRRATAGMSSSKFCLNIAGDTPSSNRLFDAIVSHCVPVIISDDIELPFEDVLDYSEFCVFVRAADAAKKSFLLRLLRGITRDEWTKMWRRLKEVAHHFEYQYPSRPDDAVQMIWGAVARKMHSVKLQLHKRGRFQRTGSES